The region GCCCGCGCGGCCGAGGCGGGCGGGCTCACCGCGCGCGGCTGGACCCGCACCCTGCGCCTTGCCCGAACCATCGCGGACCTGGAAGGCTCGCCCAGCGTACGCAGAGTCCATGTGGCCGAGGCTCTGATCTATCGTCGGGTCGGCGCGTTGGAGCCCGCGACCTGATCTATTTCGCGGCTGTCTTGGCCTCGCCCATGAAGGTCTTGTTGACGATCACCCATCGTCCATCGACTAGCAGCAGCGACATGTAGTCGGTGTAGCGCACCGTCGGATAGTCGAGCACGATCTTCGCCACGCCGGCGCCGCCGGTGACCTCGACGCTCTCGATCGTTCGCACGCGTTGCGCATCGTCGGGTGATGCGCGGCCAGAGCCGGCCCGCGCCGCATACTGGGCCGCCGTCTCGCGGAACACCTTTCCCTCGCGGATGCCGAAAAGCTCGGCTTGCGGATGGAAGGCGCGTTCAAAGGCTTCGCGACTGCCTGTCCGATGACCTTCCAGGTAACTTTCCAAAGGGGCGAGGACGGCCGGGTCGGCCTTGGCGGGCGCGACAGGAGCGGCAAGCGCCGCACCCGCCAGGGCCATCGAGAACAGGCCGGTCGTCGCGGCCAAGAACATGTTCATAGCTTCGGAGCTCCACGCGATTTCGCGCGGACCCTACCCAC is a window of Caulobacter sp. NIBR2454 DNA encoding:
- a CDS encoding nuclear transport factor 2 family protein yields the protein MNMFLAATTGLFSMALAGAALAAPVAPAKADPAVLAPLESYLEGHRTGSREAFERAFHPQAELFGIREGKVFRETAAQYAARAGSGRASPDDAQRVRTIESVEVTGGAGVAKIVLDYPTVRYTDYMSLLLVDGRWVIVNKTFMGEAKTAAK